In Mercurialis annua linkage group LG6, ddMerAnnu1.2, whole genome shotgun sequence, the following are encoded in one genomic region:
- the LOC126688271 gene encoding uncharacterized protein LOC126688271, with protein sequence MAKRSEFAQKLLDDLRVRKERMSASQSSKSSKPNGGDAYTHSRAAYDGSKEMLTHQTAGFRSTQNRTHRGHKSLSVGDAANEIVPFGKGQNSRQIGDLSMALAFALENGGKLRRVDSSGNSSMLSFLNQIGRGSGDMSKMARNTLDRSGSSTNSFPALSDFHVKEISKGAQKLNQILRACSNGLNFDGYSIEIGKELLKGAMDLEESLRMLVNMQEASEYMTNQSKTRITLLEDDEDEGDHTMIVADNKQLARPIFSFDKHSRNSHYIQDAARSDLKKRLMAPNKHSEFTYSSRDAHNLSGSDSASHRRYSSYGLNINNLAAFSEEKNGSSSSISKPEIGRIPNVIARLMGLQELPENNNDSKNPTVKESSSREKMEGRSKKKIAEGSSTPVRKEKDIGNVASPIRKHKQIQNHPIQETQYDTYGLQAERNLASHQASYEGSFHDRKLHHNNVEGTKSMRSSNKTNMKIDHHQGNRYQSSQIMGSRKDIPEKERKHDNVKLKELKAKEKGETEELLLNDQQQRATQQKQNRSEALMTLKGHEESNSATVKAERRNAHNLSSNNQAKSLNNFAFQQQQMLQSSELQKQHAGESEQQSVKQKIQVRRPVGNESRSSPKPAYDSTNFPQKRSHKNKPTLSNECCTKDIGIMQKPETPRKIDELVARRSGNPQNLSRTLKHQTSILQEAKQRRPGKLGRSKEEEQVRSSRSTETCILKSDRSIPSIPQANVLEELQSRAEKASNSSSLPLDDECCSRKVQQISTFNQNSSQMVNNQQAQEHDFRKDNLSSHSRILPLDRIHEEKSNHKKISTLETIEPLTESENHLKQILLKSQLFLNTAEALFKLNIPFDILNAKGGQDHPDEESKLLLDCGYEVMKRKGKRKDLSVHPFVKINITCLMVRSLDNLIKELHNDLEKLKFYGRNHNAEPIVEDYLVKMLENDIYDKDPDVNCMWDFGWHEKKVICIEKDDVIRDVEKHLLNGLLDEVTIDLLLVFSSN encoded by the exons ATGGCGAAGAGATCGGAGTTTGCACAGAAGCTACTCGATGATCTTCGAGTACGGAAGGAGAGAATGAGTGCATCTCAGAGCTCAAAAAGTTCAAAGCCAAATGGTGGAG ATGCATACACTCATTCCAGAGCGGCTTACGACGGATCCAAAGAAATGTTAACACATCAAACT GCTGGCTTTAGAAGTACACAGAACAGGACTCATAGAGGCCATAAATCACTCTCCGTCGGAGATGCTGCAAACGAGATAGTTCCTTTTGGAAAAGGTCAAAACTCTCGACAAATAGGAGATTTGTCGATGGCATTGGCTTTTGCCCTTGAGAATGGAGGAAAACTCCGAAGAGTGGACTCGTCGGGCAATAGTTCAATGCTAAGTTTCCTGAACCAAATAGGAAGAGGATCGGGAGACATGAGCAAGATGGCAAGAAACACTCTCGATAGGAGTGGCTCATCAACTAATAGTTTCCCTGCCCTCTCTGATTTCCATGTCAAAGAAATATCAAAAGGGGCACAAAAATTGAATCAGATACTTAGAGCTTGCTCCAATGGACTAAATTTTGACGGATATTCGATAGAAATTGGAAAGGAACTACTGAAGGGAGCTATGGATCTAGAGGAATCCTTGAGAATGCTGGTGAATATGCAAGAAGCTTCTGAATACATGACTAATCAGAGCAAAACTCGAATCACATTGCTTGAGGATGACGAAGATGAAGGCGACCACACAATGATAGTAGCTGACAATAAGCAACTTGCTCGTCCAATATTCTCTTTTGACAAGCATTCAAGAAACTCTCATTACATTCAGGATGCTGCAAGGAGTGACCTCAAGAAGAGACTGATGGCCCCGAATAAACATTCAGAATTTACATATTCTAGCCGTGATGCACACAATTTAAGTGGCTCGGATTCTGCTTCCCATAGGCGATATTCTAGCTACGgccttaacataaataatcttgCAGCATTCTCAGAAGAGAAGAATGGCTCAAGTTCATCAATTTCCAAACCTGAAATAGGGAGGATTCCAAATGTAATTGCAAGATTAATGGGGCTACAAGAACTCCCGGAGAATAATAATGATTCAAAGAATCCCACAGTGAAAGAGTCTAGTTCCAGGGAGAAAATGGAGGGAAGATCTAAAAAGAAAATTGCAGAGGGCAGCAGTACACCTGTACGAAAAGAAAAGGATATTGGAAACGTTGCATCTCCGATCAGAAAACATAAACAGATACAAAACCATCCAATCCAGGAAACTCAATACGATACATATGGCTTGCAGGCAGAAAGGAACCTAGCGAGTCATCAAGCTAGCTACGAAGGATCTTTTCATGATAGAAAACTACACCATAATAATGTAGAAGGGACAAAATCCATGAGAAGCTCAAACAAAACTAACATGAAAATAGATCATCATCAAGGAAACAGATACCAATCGAGCCAAATAATGGGAAGTCGAAAAGATATCCCGGAAAAAGAGAGAAAACATGATAATGTAAAGCTAAAGGAACTAAAGGCCAAAGAAAAAGGAGAAACCGAAGAACTACTCCTAAATGATCAGCAACAACGCGCGACACAACAGAAACAGAATAGATCAGAAGCGTTAATGACACTAAAAGGACACGAAGAATCCAATTCCGCCACAGTTAAAGCAGAAAGGAGAAATGCACACAACCTGTCATCCAACAATCAAGCAAAGTCTCTAAACAATTTTGCATTCCAACAACAACAAATGCTCCAAAGTTCTGAGCTGCAAAAGCAGCATGCAGGAGAGAGTGAACAGCAGAGTGTTAAACAAAAGATCCAAGTGAGAAGACCAGTAGGAAATGAATCAAGGAGTTCTCCAAAACCCGCATATGACTCTACGAATTTTCCACAAAAGCGTTCACATAAAAACAAACCAACACTGAGTAATGAGTGCTGCACAAAAGATATTGGAATAATGCAAAAACCTGAAACTCCTAGAAAGATTGATGAACTAGTAGCAAGAAGAAGCGGAAATCCCCAAAACTTATCGAGAACACTGAAACACCAGACTTCCATATTACAAGAAGCAAAGCAGAGAAGACCAGGCAAACTTGGCCGATCAAAGGAAGAAGAGCAAGTGAGATCCAGCAGATCAACGGAAACATGTATTCTCAAGTCCGACAGATCCATACCAAGCATACCACAAGCAAACGTGTTGGAAGAACTGCAGAGTCGGGCTGAAAAAGCTTCCAACTCGAGTAGTCTTCCTTTGGATGATGAATGTTGCAGCCGTAAAGTTCAACAAATCTCaacatttaatcaaaat TCTTCACAGATGGTAAATAATCAACAAGCTCAAGAGCATGATTTTCGAAAAGACAACCTCAGCTCTCACAGTAGAATATTACCACTTGATC GAATTCATGAAgaaaaatcgaaccacaaaaaaatatcaacattGGAAACAATAGAGCCACTGACAGAAAGTGAAAATCATCTCAAGCAAATACTACTGAAAAGCCAACTATTTCTCAACACAGCAGAAGCACTTTTCAAGCTCAACATTCCTTTTGACATTCTGAATGCCAAGGGTGGTCAAGATCATCCTGATGAAGAGAGCAAGCTTCTTTTAGATTGCGGATACGAAGTaatgaaaagaaaaggaaaacgAAAAGACCTTAGCGTTCACCCGTTCGTGAAAATTAACATCACTTGTCTCATGGTAAGATCGTTGGATAATCTGATCAAGGAGTTGCATAACGActtggaaaaattaaaattctacgGTAGAAATCATAACGCGGAACCTATTGTGGAAGACTATCTAGTAAAAATGCTTGAAAATGATATTTATGACAAGGATCCAGATGTGAATTGTATGTGGGATTTTGGATGGCATGAAAAGAAGGTTATATGTATTGAAAAAGATGATGTTATAAGGGATGTGGAGAAGCATTTGCTCAATGGATTGCTTGATGAGGTTACTATAGATCTCCTGCTTGTATTTTCATCAAATTAA